Proteins encoded together in one Bacteroides ovatus window:
- a CDS encoding amino acid-binding protein has product MVAKQLSIFLENKSGRLTEVTEVLAKENINLSALCIAENADFGILRGIVSDPDRAYKALKDNHFAVNVTDVVGISCPNIPGALAKVLGYLSEEGVFIEYMYSFANNHIANVVIRPSNLDKCIEVLKEKKVDLLAASDLYKL; this is encoded by the coding sequence ACTTTCTATTTTTTTGGAAAATAAGTCAGGCCGTTTGACGGAAGTGACCGAAGTGCTGGCGAAAGAAAATATCAATCTTTCTGCCTTGTGCATTGCCGAAAATGCTGATTTTGGTATTTTGCGTGGAATTGTATCCGATCCGGATAGAGCATACAAAGCTTTAAAAGATAATCATTTTGCAGTGAATGTGACTGATGTAGTAGGTATAAGCTGTCCCAATATACCAGGTGCTTTGGCAAAAGTGCTGGGATATTTATCAGAAGAGGGCGTATTTATTGAATATATGTATTCGTTTGCCAATAACCATATTGCAAACGTAGTGATTCGTCCCAGCAACCTGGATAAATGTATCGAGGTATTGAAAGAAAAGAAAGTCGATTTACTGGC